In Pirellulales bacterium, the genomic window AGGCCGCCTAAGTGTGTATGCAGTACGCGGAAAGCGGAAACTCAAGTATTGAATGAGAGCGGAATGTCTGCCATTCTACCGCCTACCATCTGCCGCCTGCCGCCTGCCAAGTTCGGCCTCGTCGCCGGTTGGGGCCGCTTCCCCATCGTCATTGCCGAAGCCTTGAAAGCGCAAGGTTGCCGCACTTATTGCGTGGCGCTGATCGATCATGCGGATCCGGTGCTGGAACAGGTCTGCGACGACGTGCAATGGACCGGCGTGGCCAAGCTGGGGAAGGCCATCGGCTATCTGGCCCGCAACGGTGTACGGCAAGCAACGCTCGCTGGAAAAGTGTTCAAGGTGCGGTTGTTTCAGCGCAGAGCGTGGCTCAAGCATTTGCCCGATTGGCGCTGCATTCGCACATTCTGGCCACATTTTGTCGCCACGAAAAAAGATCGCAAAGATGACACGCTGTTGCAGGCGATCGTCGAGGCGTTCGCCGAAGACGGCATCACGCTTTGCCCCGCAACCGATTATGCCCCGGAACTTCTCGTGAAATTTGGACAACTCACCAAGCAAGGGCCGTCTCCTGCCCAACGAAAGGATATCGAATTTGGCTGGCAACTCGCCAAGGAGATGGGGCGACTCGATATCGGTCAAAGTGTGGTCGTGAAAGATCGAGCTTGTCTGGCGGTCGAGGCGATTGAAGGAACGGACGAATGCATTACGAGAGCCGGTCAACTCTGCCCGTCGGGCGGGTTCACCGTCGTCAAAGTCGCCAAGCCGCAACAAGACATGCGATTCGACGTGCCCACGATCGGGATGAAAACGCTGGAAACGATGGTTGCGGCCGGAGCGAGGATGTTAGTCGTGGAAACAGGCAAAACGATTTTGGTCGACCAGCCGCAGTTCATCGAGTTTGCCAATCGACAAAAACTGATTGTGGTATCGCTCGATAATCCGGCGACTGCGGCACAAATTATCACAGCGGCGTAACTGCCGGGAAAGTGAGCAACATCATGCGTCGTGCGTGCTATTTTTTCGCGTTTGCCGTCGAGTGCTGTTTGGCCAATTCCGCGCACTCACAGTTCGCGGCACCGCAGCCACCGGAATCGTCGCCAACCGAAGGCGCGTCCATTGTTGATTCAGCGACCAATGTGCTGAACGAAATCATGGCCATTCCGGCTCAGGGCATTCCGCGCGCGCTCCTACGAGATGCGCAGGGCATCGCCGTGGTGCCCAGCATGATTAAAGGCGGCTTCGTCGTCGGCGTTCGACACGGCCGCGGGATCGTGATTGTGAAAGACGACAATGGCAATTGGAGAGCGCCGAGCTTTATCACCATCACCGGCGGCAGCGTCGGATGGCAGGCCGGCGTGCAAGCGACCGACATTGTGTTGGTCTTCAAAACGAAAAAAAGCATTCAAGGCTTGCTCAATGGCAAATTCACCATTGGTGGCGGCGTATCGGCGGCAGCCGGGCCTGTAGGTCGCGAAGCGTCGGCCGCGACGGACGCGACGTTGCGGGCAGAAATCTATTCCTATTCGCGCAGCCGAGGTCTGTTCGCCGGCGCGGCCGTCGATGGTTCGATGATAAGTCTCGACAACACCTTGACAGCAGCCTACTACCGCGGCAGCGGCATGTTGCAGGCCGACGGGCCACCAGGGCAGCCGGCTCGTTTGCCGCCATCGGCCGACCGATTCATGCAAAACGTGGCCGCTTTTTCGCAGCCAGAGGGAGCCGTTGTTCCCACTCCCGAAT contains:
- the lpxI gene encoding UDP-2,3-diacylglucosamine diphosphatase LpxI (LpxI, functionally equivalent to LpxH, replaces it in LPS biosynthesis in a minority of bacteria.), which produces MSAILPPTICRLPPAKFGLVAGWGRFPIVIAEALKAQGCRTYCVALIDHADPVLEQVCDDVQWTGVAKLGKAIGYLARNGVRQATLAGKVFKVRLFQRRAWLKHLPDWRCIRTFWPHFVATKKDRKDDTLLQAIVEAFAEDGITLCPATDYAPELLVKFGQLTKQGPSPAQRKDIEFGWQLAKEMGRLDIGQSVVVKDRACLAVEAIEGTDECITRAGQLCPSGGFTVVKVAKPQQDMRFDVPTIGMKTLETMVAAGARMLVVETGKTILVDQPQFIEFANRQKLIVVSLDNPATAAQIITAA
- a CDS encoding lipid-binding SYLF domain-containing protein; the protein is MRRACYFFAFAVECCLANSAHSQFAAPQPPESSPTEGASIVDSATNVLNEIMAIPAQGIPRALLRDAQGIAVVPSMIKGGFVVGVRHGRGIVIVKDDNGNWRAPSFITITGGSVGWQAGVQATDIVLVFKTKKSIQGLLNGKFTIGGGVSAAAGPVGREASAATDATLRAEIYSYSRSRGLFAGAAVDGSMISLDNTLTAAYYRGSGMLQADGPPGQPARLPPSADRFMQNVAAFSQPEGAVVPTPELTPAAAIAPGTPPTVPPTVEVQAIRSSLADSSRKLQGLLDQNWQRYLALPPEIYSGNQLPPLETVGEALARYEKVVASPNYGSLSQRPEFQETLGLLKSYRELQAAAGATKNTLTLPPPPM